The following proteins are co-located in the Micromonospora coriariae genome:
- a CDS encoding GIY-YIG nuclease family protein — protein MPDATHDDLLAGFTAPQPYTMETVADAPRAPGVHVVLDGGVVIYVGRTRRGLRGRLRQHLTGNRESSVLHDQVGQLLDTPHNAASAADIAGWLGRCKVRWQETDNPEGAKEALVLALKPRFNRQIPRPRRAAGGGE, from the coding sequence ATGCCCGACGCCACCCACGACGACCTGCTGGCCGGCTTCACGGCTCCCCAGCCGTACACCATGGAGACCGTCGCCGACGCTCCCCGCGCGCCCGGCGTGCACGTGGTCCTCGACGGCGGCGTGGTCATCTACGTCGGCCGGACCAGGCGGGGTCTACGGGGTCGTCTCCGGCAGCACCTGACCGGCAACCGCGAGTCATCGGTGCTGCACGACCAGGTCGGACAGCTCCTCGACACTCCGCACAACGCGGCGTCGGCCGCAGACATCGCGGGCTGGCTGGGTCGGTGCAAGGTCCGATGGCAGGAGACCGACAACCCGGAGGGTGCGAAGGAAGCCTTGGTCCTAGCCCTGAAGCCACGCTTCAACCGGCAGATCCCCAGGCCCCGCCGCGCGGCAGGCGGTGGCGAGTAA
- a CDS encoding DivIVA domain-containing protein: MIYVTGERLHPHHARIASFDTRWRGLDPAQVHDYLNRLADELERLHRDLTTANTEAERIRQALRQWQSRHTGCRHTDPGSPNSRWQR, translated from the coding sequence ATGATCTACGTGACCGGGGAACGCCTGCACCCACACCACGCCCGCATTGCCTCCTTCGACACGCGCTGGCGCGGCCTCGACCCCGCTCAGGTGCACGACTACCTCAACCGCTTAGCCGACGAACTCGAACGACTGCACCGCGACCTGACCACGGCAAACACCGAGGCCGAACGCATCCGCCAGGCGCTGCGGCAGTGGCAGTCCCGGCACACCGGCTGCCGCCACACCGATCCAGGTTCACCGAACAGTCGGTGGCAGCGATGA
- a CDS encoding protein kinase family protein — MDSIDEILGELPLPPYVTAEDITFAVKAITVHVSEQWPEGPRCRNDRASHPCRLHRWGRRVLDQRGLTDRQIRRLIAEQNVSQP, encoded by the coding sequence ATGGATTCCATCGACGAGATCCTCGGTGAACTACCCCTACCGCCCTACGTCACCGCCGAAGACATCACCTTCGCCGTGAAGGCGATCACCGTGCACGTCTCCGAGCAGTGGCCCGAGGGCCCGCGCTGCCGCAACGACCGGGCCTCCCACCCCTGCCGGCTGCACCGTTGGGGTCGCCGGGTCCTCGACCAACGCGGCCTCACCGACCGGCAGATCCGCAGGCTGATCGCCGAGCAGAATGTGTCGCAGCCATGA
- a CDS encoding helix-turn-helix transcriptional regulator yields MAVKRHRLCQRRKALGYSQERFAEILGVERSTVVRWENAETDPQPWHRTRIASALGVTLEQLDDMLVDVSVATHRGQAMGDETPNPASGAARLELLNGLRTYLTNYLTAPAGPAQSLLEVRRSVGRAHNLYQRASYTSASRLLPDVLSQATDLSSRSTGMHRSSSFRLLAAAYIAASKLATKVGDGETALLTADRASTAARLADDQPLAAVAAYQAACGLMRLPGRVTEAEQVVRTSIVRLTTTAPANDPDLLSAQGALLLLAAVMMAGQGNPKEAGQFLTQAEGLATTLGSDRNRLWTGFGPTNVVIHAVSAAVRAGNADRALEIGARLDTSRLPTGLVGRRAQVHVDLAAATMRSAGDRSVSVLHLLEAERIAAEMVHANVQARMLLLDLLSKERRAGTPGLRPLAERAGLLA; encoded by the coding sequence GTGGCCGTGAAGCGACATCGGCTCTGCCAGCGACGCAAAGCCCTCGGGTATAGCCAGGAGCGCTTTGCCGAGATTCTGGGCGTGGAGCGGTCAACCGTGGTGCGCTGGGAGAACGCCGAGACGGATCCTCAGCCCTGGCATCGAACCCGCATCGCCTCCGCGTTGGGAGTTACGCTCGAACAGCTCGACGACATGCTTGTCGACGTGTCGGTGGCAACACATCGAGGGCAGGCCATGGGAGATGAGACCCCTAATCCCGCTTCCGGCGCTGCCCGGCTGGAGCTGTTGAACGGCCTCCGAACCTACCTGACCAACTACCTCACAGCACCCGCTGGGCCAGCTCAGTCGCTCCTCGAGGTGCGGCGAAGCGTTGGCCGAGCGCACAACCTCTACCAGCGAGCGAGCTACACATCCGCCTCCCGCTTGCTGCCGGACGTGCTCAGCCAGGCGACGGACCTGTCCAGCAGGTCCACCGGGATGCATCGCAGCAGTTCTTTCCGGCTGCTCGCCGCGGCGTACATCGCGGCGTCAAAGCTGGCAACCAAGGTGGGCGACGGCGAGACCGCCTTACTGACCGCCGACCGGGCTTCCACGGCGGCGCGGCTCGCCGACGACCAGCCGCTTGCGGCCGTTGCGGCATACCAGGCGGCGTGTGGTCTCATGCGGCTGCCCGGACGGGTAACCGAAGCCGAGCAGGTCGTGCGGACCAGCATCGTCCGGCTGACAACCACCGCCCCCGCAAACGACCCCGACCTGCTCTCCGCTCAGGGCGCATTGCTGCTTCTTGCTGCCGTGATGATGGCCGGACAGGGCAACCCGAAGGAAGCAGGTCAGTTCCTGACGCAGGCCGAAGGGCTGGCAACGACGCTGGGCTCTGACCGCAACCGGTTGTGGACAGGCTTTGGCCCGACAAACGTCGTTATCCACGCGGTCTCCGCCGCGGTTCGGGCTGGCAACGCGGACCGGGCGCTGGAGATCGGAGCGCGGCTCGACACCTCGCGGCTGCCGACGGGGTTGGTTGGCCGAAGGGCACAGGTGCACGTCGACTTGGCGGCAGCGACGATGAGGTCGGCCGGCGACAGATCGGTATCGGTCCTGCACCTGCTCGAAGCCGAGCGGATAGCCGCCGAGATGGTCCACGCCAACGTCCAGGCGCGCATGCTCCTGCTCGACCTGCTGTCCAAGGAGCGACGAGCGGGGACACCGGGGCTGCGGCCGCTGGCTGAACGGGCCGGGCTGCTCGCATGA
- a CDS encoding flavoprotein, with translation MTRRGVLSLVACAAPPVLRIGELIELLQEDGWIVCVTASPTAATWIDREALQRQTGYPVRVEWRMPGDPEPHPPATTVAVVPATFNVINKWAQGINDALVLGILNEALGAGIPVYAFPNVKAQLAKHPTYDRHLQLLREAGIIMTPLPADVDWRMVADSLQAPAHGSSGAAAGLNS, from the coding sequence ATGACTCGACGGGGTGTGTTGTCTCTGGTCGCCTGCGCCGCTCCTCCCGTGCTGCGCATCGGCGAGCTGATTGAGTTGCTGCAGGAAGACGGGTGGATCGTATGCGTCACCGCTAGCCCGACGGCTGCCACTTGGATCGATCGGGAAGCGCTACAGCGGCAGACTGGCTATCCGGTCCGGGTCGAGTGGCGGATGCCCGGCGACCCTGAGCCGCACCCCCCGGCGACCACCGTTGCCGTCGTACCGGCCACGTTCAACGTCATCAACAAGTGGGCGCAGGGAATCAACGACGCGCTCGTGCTTGGCATCCTCAACGAAGCGCTTGGCGCTGGCATCCCGGTGTACGCGTTTCCGAACGTCAAAGCGCAGCTCGCCAAGCACCCAACCTATGACCGGCACCTGCAGCTACTCCGAGAGGCGGGCATCATCATGACGCCGCTGCCCGCCGACGTGGACTGGCGAATGGTCGCGGACAGCCTCCAAGCCCCCGCGCACGGCAGTTCTGGCGCTGCGGCTGGGCTAAACAGCTGA
- a CDS encoding helix-turn-helix domain-containing protein, producing the protein MSLGLRGGESFTAIAARLGKATSTVSREVGGSGSRTDYRAWRAHQRARARARRPKTPKLACARLAGKVTECLQAGWPPQEISRRLPIEFPRDPLKPSIRRCSCRAAVSYAEN; encoded by the coding sequence ATCAGTCTTGGCCTGCGTGGCGGCGAGTCGTTCACGGCGATCGCTGCCCGGCTCGGCAAGGCCACCTCGACGGTGTCCCGGGAAGTGGGTGGTAGCGGCAGCCGGACCGACTACCGTGCCTGGCGGGCTCACCAGCGAGCGCGAGCGCGGGCCCGACGGCCGAAGACGCCGAAGCTGGCCTGTGCGCGGCTGGCCGGGAAGGTCACCGAGTGCCTGCAGGCCGGTTGGCCACCGCAAGAGATCTCGCGGCGCTTGCCAATCGAGTTTCCCCGCGATCCTCTGAAACCATCTATCAGGCGCTGTTCGTGCAGGGCCGCGGTGAGCTACGCCGAGAACTAG
- a CDS encoding helix-turn-helix domain-containing protein, producing the protein MEGDSCRVEDRSLGRVPGHQRPTAEHQQPARGSTFGRSRGGGFSRSAQWARRVDENASIRSRELLMTAHLTVEQRQLARRLSAKGLSLREIGRKVGCSHEIVRTVVRHESKRPVRSASCRPGGNQSWPAWRRVVHGDRCPARQGHLDGVPGSGW; encoded by the coding sequence ATGGAGGGCGACAGCTGCCGAGTCGAAGACCGCAGCCTCGGTCGCGTCCCCGGCCATCAAAGACCCACAGCTGAACATCAACAACCAGCGAGGGGGTCAACATTCGGCAGGAGCAGAGGGGGCGGGTTCAGTCGGTCAGCGCAATGGGCTCGACGAGTCGATGAGAATGCATCGATTCGATCGAGGGAGTTGTTGATGACCGCCCATCTGACTGTGGAGCAACGGCAGTTGGCCCGCCGGTTGAGCGCTAAGGGCTTGTCGTTGAGGGAGATCGGCCGCAAGGTCGGCTGCTCGCATGAGATCGTCCGAACCGTCGTGCGCCACGAATCGAAACGCCCGGTGCGATCCGCCTCTTGCCGACCGGGAGGAAATCAGTCTTGGCCTGCGTGGCGGCGAGTCGTTCACGGCGATCGCTGCCCGGCTCGGCAAGGCCACCTCGACGGTGTCCCGGGAAGTGGGTGGTAG
- a CDS encoding AIPR family protein has protein sequence MDNALDIYHNQLYQEVLAHSEATGSFAEDSFFDVVTEYLITAGEIETADRAPYLGVRGVRVDGYAGDPREAVGVLTLIIVDFRQAERPETLTATDLRAINNRARNFILRSLDPTFRDGLEQAQPAFDLAEMIATTWAVVNKVRIIVITNRVLSSRVDSVPAGEIDGVPITHNVWDLGRLHRYVVAGGEREELELDLVNDLPAPLPALRAAVKGADYDGYLVVIPGAQLAAIYDRWGTRLLEQNVRVFLQSRGSVNRGIKTTLESAPQMFFAYNNGISATAEAVELDSDGTTARLTKIRNLQIVNGGQTTASIHAAFVNNVDLSDVFVQMKLSIVDSNNAADVVPKISEYANSQNRVSQADFFSNHPFHVRIEQFSRRVYAPSLDGSLKQSKWFYERARGQYLDARSGLTAKKRKEFDLEYPREQLFGKTDLAKYSMAWAEQPHVVSRGAQRNFAAFAADVSKKWEDSPDYFSESYYRASIAKAIVWKNLELLIPKQDWYEGGYRANIVAYAIAKLAFDLRRLGRAFDFEAVWRDQALPSIVRDGLVKAGRAVLTILQRPEGNRANVTEWAKHEDCWRAVSKVHVDWHPDLRKATIEGREASARARDGAQDQRILNGIAAQTTVVTAGRTFWQDVLRWGRERRHVTPKEVGILNVCGALPIKIPTEAQSLVALETYGRLRALGLPVELPDDSR, from the coding sequence TACGCCGGCGATCCTCGGGAAGCCGTCGGCGTGCTAACCCTGATCATCGTCGACTTCCGGCAGGCAGAGCGGCCGGAGACGCTGACCGCAACCGACCTCCGCGCCATCAACAATCGTGCCCGCAACTTCATCCTCCGTTCGCTCGACCCTACTTTCAGGGACGGCTTGGAGCAGGCTCAACCGGCGTTTGATCTCGCTGAGATGATTGCGACGACGTGGGCTGTCGTCAACAAAGTTCGAATCATCGTGATCACCAACCGGGTGCTGAGCAGCCGGGTCGACAGCGTCCCAGCTGGCGAGATAGACGGCGTACCGATTACCCACAACGTCTGGGATCTCGGACGCCTGCACCGGTACGTCGTGGCCGGGGGTGAGCGCGAGGAGCTTGAGCTCGATCTGGTGAATGACCTTCCTGCTCCACTTCCGGCGCTCCGTGCTGCCGTGAAGGGGGCCGATTACGACGGCTACCTCGTAGTCATTCCGGGTGCCCAACTCGCGGCGATTTACGATCGATGGGGTACTCGCCTGCTAGAGCAGAATGTGCGAGTCTTTCTGCAGTCGCGTGGCTCAGTCAACAGAGGAATCAAGACGACGCTGGAATCGGCTCCACAGATGTTTTTCGCCTATAACAACGGCATATCGGCCACGGCGGAGGCTGTGGAACTCGACTCTGACGGCACCACCGCCCGGCTCACAAAGATCCGGAATCTCCAGATCGTCAATGGTGGCCAGACTACAGCTTCCATCCATGCGGCATTCGTTAACAACGTTGACCTTTCCGATGTATTCGTTCAGATGAAATTGTCGATCGTCGACTCGAACAATGCGGCCGATGTGGTGCCGAAGATTTCGGAGTACGCGAACAGTCAGAACCGCGTGAGTCAAGCGGACTTCTTCTCCAACCACCCTTTCCATGTTCGGATTGAGCAATTCTCGCGGCGTGTCTACGCTCCATCACTCGACGGTTCGCTGAAGCAGTCCAAGTGGTTCTACGAGAGAGCGCGCGGACAGTACCTAGACGCCAGGTCCGGACTGACGGCGAAGAAGCGGAAGGAATTTGATCTCGAGTATCCCCGCGAGCAACTGTTCGGCAAGACAGACCTTGCAAAATATTCGATGGCTTGGGCTGAGCAGCCTCACGTCGTAAGCAGAGGCGCTCAACGGAACTTCGCAGCCTTTGCCGCCGACGTCTCGAAGAAGTGGGAAGACTCGCCTGATTACTTTTCCGAGTCTTACTACCGGGCGTCGATCGCCAAGGCGATCGTATGGAAGAACCTTGAATTGTTGATCCCGAAACAAGATTGGTACGAGGGTGGGTATCGAGCGAACATCGTCGCATATGCGATCGCCAAGCTCGCTTTTGATCTGAGGCGTCTTGGCCGCGCCTTCGACTTCGAAGCCGTATGGCGGGATCAAGCTCTGCCATCGATTGTCAGAGATGGTCTCGTGAAGGCCGGTAGAGCTGTTCTGACGATCCTACAACGTCCCGAGGGGAACCGCGCAAACGTCACTGAATGGGCCAAACACGAAGACTGTTGGCGGGCCGTCAGCAAGGTTCACGTGGATTGGCATCCTGACTTGCGGAAGGCCACCATCGAGGGCCGCGAAGCATCTGCCCGCGCAAGGGACGGCGCACAGGACCAGCGCATCCTCAATGGCATCGCGGCTCAGACCACCGTCGTTACGGCAGGCAGAACCTTCTGGCAGGACGTTCTTAGATGGGGCCGGGAACGCCGCCACGTCACCCCTAAGGAGGTCGGAATTCTCAACGTATGTGGTGCCCTACCGATCAAGATCCCTACCGAGGCTCAGAGTCTGGTCGCGCTTGAGACCTACGGCCGCCTACGCGCGTTGGGGCTGCCGGTAGAGCTGCCGGATGATTCCCGGTAG